In Acidobacteriota bacterium, the DNA window TGTATTTCACCGCGCCGAGCTGCTTCGGATAAGCCTCAAACACCCGAAACGTAAATTCGCGCCGCACGAGTTGTCCCAAAAATTCCATAGGGCTTTCTATTGTAGAAAGTAACCAATCAGCCAGTAAGACAAAATCGCCGCGACTGCCACCCAGATGACGATGATCACTGCCACGGCCCAGCGACTGCGCGGCTTGTTTAACAATTTGGTCAATTGGTGCTCCGCCGCCCGCGCGCGGCAATCGGCGAGCACCTCGGGCGGGATCATTTTGCAGGCGATCCACACGCCCAGCGGCACCAGAATCACATCGTCAAGATGCCCGATAATGGGAATGACATCAGGAATCAAATCAATCGGTGAAAACGCGTAAGCCACCACCAGCGCGGCAAACGCCTTGGCATACCACGGCGTGCGCGCATCGCGGCAAGCCAGGTACAAGGCATACGCCTCCGCCTGAAACCTCCGCGCGCGAATGATCCATCCGCTAAGACTTCTCATTGGTAGACTGCCTTTTGAACGAATGCTGCCGGCGTACGCAATTCATGCCGAGTGGCCTTAAGAATTCTTGTTCAATTGAGCTGTCAACTTTTCCGCCTCCGTAACCGGCGCCTGGCAGGCGTAGTTCTGGCAGACGTAGGCCGTGGGCTGGCCATTGACCATCGTCTTGCCGGCCAGCAGCGGCACGGCCTTGGCGACCTCGGCGGCGTTGGGCCAGCGCGGGTCCAGCAGCGCGACCACCTTGTTGGGCCGGTACGAATTGGGCTGAGAGTTGGCCTGCTGCGAATTGCTCTGAGATGTCCCGTGGACCGCGCGCAGCAGCTCCGCCGTGCGCGGGTCATCCAGCGCGCCGACGATGGTGATCTCCTGAAAGCCCACGGTCACGCATTGGTGCCACGCCTCAATGCCGCACAGCAACAGTTCGTGCGCAAACGGTTGGCGCGCGGCCTGCCCGGAGAACACGGACAATGTCCCCGCGGCGCGCGTGTGCAGATCGTTGCGACCGAGCAGCAGGTGTAGCCGCAGCAGATTCATCGCCATCACCGAGTTGGCCGACGGGATCGCGTTGTCCGTGGCCAGCTTGCTGCGCACGATCAACTGCTCGTGATCGTCGGCGGTGAAGTAGAGTCCGCCGCCACTTTTCCCCGGGCTGCGGTCCCAGTAATGTTTGAGCGTGATGTCCAGGAGCCGCTCGGCCTCGGCCAGC includes these proteins:
- a CDS encoding DUF1232 domain-containing protein, with the translated sequence MRSLSGWIIRARRFQAEAYALYLACRDARTPWYAKAFAALVVAYAFSPIDLIPDVIPIIGHLDDVILVPLGVWIACKMIPPEVLADCRARAAEHQLTKLLNKPRSRWAVAVIIVIWVAVAAILSYWLIGYFLQ